A stretch of Gemmatimonas aurantiaca T-27 DNA encodes these proteins:
- a CDS encoding efflux RND transporter periplasmic adaptor subunit encodes MSPRVFTALAAAIVFATCSRHDAPHDASASVSAEPAMSGTPMVVTDTIVTTTFDAAGVADPVQEATMSTKLMGAVTAVHVTAGQMVRVGQPLVEIDARDLTAKAAQVAASVADAEAMQREAATQAARFTALYQDSAATRAQYDAALTGLARADAGLRAARASVGELESVRSYATVRAPFSGMITMRTADVGSFAAPGAPLVTIQDISSLRLSASIPAEVARTLHRGSALLVQVDGDSGRATVEGVMPTRSGGLFIVNARLINTSNRYRAGSVVTLHVPMGTRAAIVVPHNALVREGDLVGVIVRQNGLDARRWVRIGMQTVTHVEIVSGLRVGETIVRPAAAPSPAQGGI; translated from the coding sequence CCGCGCGTATTCACCGCCCTCGCCGCCGCCATCGTCTTCGCTACGTGCAGTCGCCATGACGCACCACACGACGCATCGGCATCCGTATCGGCGGAACCCGCGATGTCCGGAACACCCATGGTGGTGACCGATACCATCGTGACGACCACGTTCGATGCGGCCGGCGTGGCCGATCCGGTGCAAGAGGCCACGATGAGCACGAAACTCATGGGCGCGGTCACGGCCGTACATGTGACTGCAGGTCAGATGGTGAGGGTCGGCCAGCCGCTTGTCGAGATCGATGCCCGAGACCTCACGGCGAAGGCCGCGCAGGTCGCGGCCTCCGTGGCTGATGCGGAAGCCATGCAACGGGAAGCGGCCACGCAGGCGGCGCGCTTCACGGCGCTATATCAGGATTCCGCAGCCACACGTGCGCAGTACGACGCCGCCTTGACGGGCCTTGCCCGTGCGGACGCCGGTCTGCGGGCCGCGCGCGCGAGCGTGGGCGAGCTGGAGTCCGTGCGAAGCTACGCCACGGTGCGTGCGCCCTTCAGTGGCATGATCACCATGCGGACGGCCGACGTCGGCAGCTTTGCAGCCCCCGGTGCGCCACTGGTCACCATTCAGGACATCTCCTCCTTGCGGCTCAGCGCCAGCATCCCCGCCGAGGTGGCCCGCACGCTCCACCGGGGTTCCGCCCTGTTGGTACAAGTGGACGGTGACTCCGGCAGAGCCACGGTTGAAGGTGTGATGCCCACTCGCAGCGGCGGACTGTTCATCGTCAATGCGCGGCTGATCAACACATCCAACCGCTATCGCGCCGGCAGTGTCGTCACGTTGCACGTGCCCATGGGAACGCGTGCCGCCATTGTCGTTCCTCACAACGCGCTCGTGCGCGAGGGGGACTTGGTCGGCGTCATCGTGCGCCAGAATGGCCTCGATGCCCGTCGCTGGGTGCGAATCGGCATGCAGACCGTCACTCATGTCGAGATCGTCAGTGGCCTGCGCGTCGGCGAGACCATCGTGCGCCCCGCAGCGGCACCGAGTCCAGCACAGGGCGGGATCTGA